A region of Allocoleopsis franciscana PCC 7113 DNA encodes the following proteins:
- a CDS encoding universal stress protein, translating into MSFKKILVAINHSPLSPHIFRAAMELAQPNHAALRLIHCIATEMIAEPTVPMSYDPGLQPTQAMGGYQTQQLLMEQQIESAQALLDRYRQTALNQAVIIEADYHVGEAGHLLCQVAKDWQADLIVVGRRGLSGLAEALLGSVSNHVVHHAPCSVLVIQEIESAIDGEVVTDLA; encoded by the coding sequence ATGAGTTTTAAGAAAATCCTGGTTGCGATTAATCATTCGCCGCTAAGCCCCCATATCTTTAGGGCGGCGATGGAACTCGCCCAACCCAATCACGCCGCACTCAGGCTGATTCACTGCATTGCCACCGAGATGATCGCTGAACCCACGGTTCCGATGTCCTACGATCCGGGTTTACAGCCAACCCAGGCGATGGGTGGCTACCAAACTCAACAACTTCTGATGGAACAGCAGATTGAGTCGGCACAGGCGTTACTGGATCGCTATCGTCAAACAGCATTAAACCAAGCTGTAATCATAGAGGCTGATTATCACGTTGGGGAAGCGGGGCATCTCCTGTGTCAAGTTGCTAAAGATTGGCAGGCCGATTTAATTGTGGTCGGGCGTCGGGGTCTTTCAGGATTAGCAGAAGCGTTACTGGGAAGCGTGAGTAACCACGTGGTACACCATGCTCCTTGCTCGGTGTTGGTGATTCAAGAAATAGAGTCTGCAATTGATGGGGAGGTTGTCACCGATCTGGCGTAA
- a CDS encoding DUF2232 domain-containing protein — MSDPFDNAPASRPDPSEETKNKPLKSEAEPLSGNSNSADEAEQSTLPNTAISQTDEFSQSQASEMSIDEDYLIDSPEEATFPPKYAQQERSQVVPKAPLAMVETAFLASAASLIWLINYYFPLGPVLRMFFPIPIALVYLRWGNRASWMAAIVSGLLLSVLMGPTRSILFVIPYGLMGVQLGAMWRRQSNWLFSILTGGLLGTLGFFFRFWLLSLLLGEDLWVYVMTQITQLTEWGFTRLGLLAQPSLTLIQALAVVMIIISNLVYLFVVHLVALLLLDRLGNPIPRPPNWVQVLLDYEG; from the coding sequence ATGAGCGATCCTTTTGATAATGCCCCAGCGTCCCGTCCCGATCCTTCGGAGGAAACCAAGAACAAGCCTTTAAAATCGGAAGCGGAACCCTTAAGCGGCAATTCTAACTCAGCCGATGAAGCTGAGCAAAGCACCTTACCCAATACGGCAATAAGCCAAACCGATGAGTTTTCCCAGTCACAGGCGAGTGAGATGTCGATAGACGAAGATTATTTGATCGACTCTCCAGAAGAAGCCACTTTTCCTCCCAAATATGCCCAGCAAGAGCGCTCCCAAGTTGTCCCAAAAGCGCCTCTGGCGATGGTGGAAACCGCGTTTCTAGCCAGTGCCGCTAGCTTAATCTGGCTGATTAATTATTACTTTCCCTTGGGGCCAGTGCTGCGGATGTTTTTCCCCATACCGATCGCCTTAGTCTATCTTAGGTGGGGAAACCGAGCCTCTTGGATGGCGGCAATTGTTTCGGGGTTATTGCTCTCCGTCCTGATGGGGCCAACCCGTAGCATTTTGTTTGTCATCCCCTATGGCTTGATGGGGGTGCAGTTGGGAGCGATGTGGAGACGCCAATCTAACTGGCTGTTTTCCATCCTGACAGGAGGGCTGCTGGGGACATTAGGCTTCTTTTTCCGGTTTTGGTTGCTCTCCCTGCTCTTAGGAGAAGACCTGTGGGTTTACGTGATGACTCAGATTACCCAGTTGACGGAGTGGGGATTTACCAGATTAGGCTTGCTCGCTCAGCCGAGTCTAACGCTGATTCAAGCCCTCGCTGTGGTGATGATTATCATCAGTAACTTGGTTTATTTATTCGTTGTCCATCTTGTGGCTTTACTCCTGCTCGATCGCTTAGGTAACCCCATTCCCCGACCCCCAAACTGGGTTCAAGTGTTGCTGGATTACGAGGGCTGA